The genomic region ATGTATAATATTTTGTGGACGTGTTCACGATCTTACATTGTGCTTACCTTGCAAGTAAATTTTTATTTGGCAATTACCTGGAGCCAATGTGTGTGATTTTGTAGAATATTTAGCAAAACTGAGCGGTGTTAGTGTAGCTCCTATGAGTTGTTGAATTGGCAAGCTAAAATATAAATGATGGGCGCTGAAACTCCCGTGGATTTGGCACAGGAAAAATAACTCTAGGAGTCATGGGTGCACCTTGGCAGCTCCATCACATGCTAGCTAGTACAAAATGCAGTGAGCAGTGAATACTTGCCAATGTTGGGAGCAGTGAAAAATAACTCTAAATTTCTATATGTGTGCTAAATCAGTTCATTGCTTTAACTCTATAGTACTGCTGGTTGGTTGGTTCTCTTGCTTTATTTTTTTACCATTGTAACTTGGTAAAGTTGAGGAGGCTTAAATTTGGCTGCACAGTCGCTCCACACCTTTGCGATTGGCCGAAGATCATCCAAAGCAagtgctctcttcttcttccttgcctgcTGTGCTCTCATGGTGATCTGcttctctcttccccccccccccccccccccccccctccataaTATTTTGATTTCCTTTATTTTTGCATATGAGCATAATTTTTTCTGTGGAAAAGTAGGGTTTGCAGCAGCGCgctgaggaagatgaggagatCACCCCACTCTCCGGCGACAGGCCCTTCTTCACCGCTGTCATGTGCAAGACCCACGTTCAGAAGCCCTATGTGCTGGTATGATATGACGCTGCAAGCCTGCAACAATGGCGGCTAGCTTCATAATCAATTGGTCATGCCCTGATCTTCTCTGCTTCTTGCGCCGGACCGTGCAGATTATCCCGACTCACTTCCAGCGCCGGCTGCCGGCGAGGCGAGCGGCGGTGGTGCTCCGGTGCCGCGGGAGCTCGTGGATCATGAGCTACTGCGGTGACACCAAGCTGAAGAGGCTCGACCAGGGCTGGGCGGACTTCGCCGTCCACAACCGGCTGCAGGTCGGAGATGCGTGTGTGTTTGAGCTGCTGTCCAGGGATGCCGAAGATGTCGGCAAGGGCGAGGTGGTGCTCGAGGTGCAGGTGCTCCGAGGTGGTGGCCTGCCGGAGCCCGAGGATCTCGGAACCAGAGGAGACACCACCGACGAGCCCATCGTCATCTTGGACCAAAGCTAAGCTTCACTTGTTGCTGGTGCAAGTCGATTCAATGTCTTCTGCTTGTAAGCCATTGACCACCAAATTATTAGCTTGCATTTCATTCTCTAGGTCTATGTGTCGTCTTGTAATTCGGTCATGAAATAATCAGTTTGCCCATGACCAAGTATGCATGAACTCTTCGTCAATTCCATTATCTTCCTCATTTCTTCTTATGGCCGCATCTGCGCACCTCAAGATTTATGAAGGTTTTTCCATGCAAAAATATCTGGCACAATTGACTGtagatactccctccgtaccttaatgtaagacgtttttcggAGGGTACTATTGCAGAAGGAGCAATTTATTAGGCCCATGGGCCAGTGTTTTGTCTCTATGCTCCGTGGGTTATTTAACCACCTTCTTTCTACCATACAACAATTCTCCGTCGAACATGTAAAGAAACAATTGTCCGTCGAAACAATGCAAGAAATAGCAAATTTTATACGACTGGCAAATGAGGTATCTCTCCATACTTCAAGCTCACACCTTGCTCCCACATACCAACTGTTGGCAAaagcaaaaggaaaataaaaaggagAACGGGGGTTAGCTTGGGAATAGGTGACATCCGAAATGGAAAGTCTCATATGCGCAGTGTGATATGGTTCCGGGCAGATAGACTTCGTTGTCCACAACCGGTTCCTCATCAAAGAATGTGTCTAGGCGGCTGACGTGTGCGACTGTGCGGTGCAGCGATGACCTGTGCGACGGCGCGGTGCTGAATCAGTTAACTGCAATAACTGTATACTCAGACTGTATTTCCAATTACAAAGACAATAATTATTGTCATTAGAGTAGTATTCCAGTGATCTTCTTTGTTCGTTATAGCTGAAAATATAGTTGAACTTAAATGGATCATCACTGAAATATTTTGATTTATATAGCTGATACTGTTGGCAGTGACGGTTAAATTTCACGTACCAGGGCGGTCTCGGGATCATTTCATCCAAGCGGATGAATATTGCCGTCCTCTCCAAATGCTTTGGCGCATTCAGACCGGTGATGGTGGACTATGGCTGGAGGTTATCCGCGCAAAGTACCTACAAGGGTATCCTCTGGCATTCGCCTCTAGATCTGGAAGGTCCCAATTCTGGCAATCGGTGATCCAACTGATGCCGGTCTTGCGTATTGGGACCTCCATTAAAGTGGGCTCTGGGTCTGGCACCCTATTCTGGCTTGATAGATGGGCCGGGACTCGACCTTTTGCGGAGCGGTTTTACGCTTTATTCTCAATATGTGCCCGCCCACAACTTTTGCTGGCCGTGGCTTTGGCTAACATGGGCGCAATCGCCTTCCGCCGTACCTTCGGGGCGGTGGAGCACGCTCAATGGGAGGAGCTGCTCGATTGTGTTGCCCTCCACACCCCCTCCCTTGAGCCCAACTCGCTGTCCTGGCATCTGGAGCCAAGCGGCCGATTCGCTACTAGATCCCTGTACCAGGCGATTGTGCCCACTCCCGGAACAATTGAACTATCGGTGTTATGGGAGATCAAACTCCCCTTGAAAATCCGCATATTCCCCTGGCAATGGGTCCGAGGCCGACTGCCTTCCGGCACGGAGGTGCGTAAGCGTAATGGCCCTGGGGACAGCCTTTGTCCCATTTGTATGGTACCGAAAGACTGCAACCACCTCTTCTTCCGGTGCCCGGCGGCGTAGTTCGTATGGAGCTGCTTCCGGGAGGTTGTTGGTGGCGTTTGGTACCATGACAACCTTCCAGACTTGTTCGGGGAGATCCTTAGGCTCCCCAGTCCAAGACGTGCTCCCACCTGGGTGGCTATGGGCACCCTGGCATGGACCCTCTGGTGCATCCGCAATAAACTAGTCATCGAACGCGTGATTCCTTGTCATGTGACTGATGCAATCTACAAAATGTGTGGCTTCTTACAGCTATGGAGACCGCTTAGCAAGTGGCGCGATCGGGACGTCATCGACAACATCATCACGGGTCTCCGTTCCTCGGCTGCAGCATTAGCTCCACCACCACTGCCACCCCCTCCTGAGCCGGATTAGCTTCTTTTTTCTCTTTGTTTGAGGCTTGTCTTGCTGTGCCCCTAGCGATGATTTGAGACTTGCTTGTACTTTGAACCGACTTATTGGATGCTTAGTgttgttgctttataatataaagcgggggaaaccctttttcgtaaatTTTACGTACAATTATTGGCATCGATAACAACAACGTAGTGAAAGGAAAGGAAACAATGTCATACATATCAGTGAGTAACCAGGACAAGCATATTAGAGATGGCCGAAAGAAAATCAGG from Triticum aestivum cultivar Chinese Spring chromosome 4A, IWGSC CS RefSeq v2.1, whole genome shotgun sequence harbors:
- the LOC123083439 gene encoding B3 domain-containing protein Os06g0112300, which produces MGLQQRAEEDEEITPLSGDRPFFTAVMCKTHVQKPYVLIIPTHFQRRLPARRAAVVLRCRGSSWIMSYCGDTKLKRLDQGWADFAVHNRLQVGDACVFELLSRDAEDVGKGEVVLEVQVLRGGGLPEPEDLGTRGDTTDEPIVILDQS